Proteins found in one Maridesulfovibrio sp. genomic segment:
- a CDS encoding HD domain-containing protein: MPEKYESKFESYIRSEMVQDPAHDINHVRRVVKTAKELCDKEEAKLEVVLPAAYLHDCFTFPKNHPERASSSRVAAEKAEEFLLSIDYPKEYLEEIKHAIVAHSFSMGVKPNTVEAQIVQDADRLDALGAIGISRCIQVSSSFGTSLYHSEDPYAENRALDDKTYALDHFQVKLFKLADQMNTASAKREAKKRVQFMELYIEQLATEM; this comes from the coding sequence GTGCCAGAAAAATACGAAAGCAAATTTGAAAGCTATATCCGATCCGAGATGGTTCAAGATCCAGCTCATGATATTAACCATGTTCGTAGGGTTGTTAAAACAGCCAAAGAACTGTGCGATAAAGAAGAAGCTAAGCTGGAGGTAGTTTTACCTGCGGCATACTTGCATGACTGTTTCACCTTTCCTAAAAATCACCCAGAGCGAGCATCCAGTTCCAGAGTTGCCGCAGAAAAAGCGGAAGAGTTTCTTCTATCGATCGACTACCCGAAAGAGTACTTGGAGGAAATCAAACACGCAATTGTGGCACATAGTTTTAGCATGGGAGTCAAGCCGAACACCGTTGAGGCTCAAATAGTCCAAGATGCGGATAGGCTTGATGCTCTCGGTGCGATCGGCATATCACGATGCATTCAGGTAAGCTCAAGTTTTGGTACCAGCTTATATCACAGTGAAGACCCTTATGCTGAAAACCGTGCACTTGATGATAAAACTTATGCTTTGGACCATTTTCAAGTAAAACTTTTTAAATTAGCTGATCAAATGAATACGGCTTCGGCTAAACGAGAAGCCAAGAAAAGAGTTCAGTTTATGGAATTATATATAGAACAGCTTGCTACTGAGATGTAA